One genomic region from Tripterygium wilfordii isolate XIE 37 chromosome 20, ASM1340144v1, whole genome shotgun sequence encodes:
- the LOC119986455 gene encoding 22.0 kDa heat shock protein-like: MAYYQRREVFGERTRSHNAMVEEIVPSSAWTEDSEGHYLLLDLPGFNKEEVKFQIGNSGNITISGERLVKDNKFIVFEQTFKIPENSDTDEITGKFEDGMLHVTVPKQPTNKHEEEARSPNTDGVDQEENVEAKKVEKHNKEGQVDHDQNEQVKEQKAKEDDHYHKDGFPKEVGERSQEGNELLALAMEMLKKHKGIVSIVVLAFSFGFFVARLF, encoded by the exons ATGGCATATTATCAAAGAAGAGAGGTGTTCGGAGAAAGAACGCGGTCTCACAACGCCATGGTTGAAGAGATTGTTCCTTCTTCGGCTTGGACAGAGGATTCAGAGGGTCATTATCTCCTTCTTGATCTTCCTG GTTTCAATAAGGAAGAGGTGAAGTTTCAGATTGGCAATTCAGGAAACATAACAATCAGTGGAGAAAGGCTGGTGAAGGACAACAAGTTCATAGTTTTTGAACAAACCTTCAAGATTCCAGAAAACTCAGATACTGATGAAATTACTGGAAAATTTGAAGACGGAATGCTCCATGTTACTGTCCCTAAACAACCCACAAACAAGCACGAAGAAGAAGCCCGAAGCCCAAACACTGACGGCGTTGATCAGGAGGAGAATGTTGAAGCAAAGAAAGTAGAAAAACATAATAAGGAAGGACAAGTAGATCATGATCAGAATGAACAAGTGAAAGAACAGAAGGCAAAGGAAGATGATCATTATCACAAAGATGGTTTTCCTAAAGAGGTTGGAGAGAGATCACAAGAAGGTAATGAGTTATTGGCACTTGCCATGGAAATGCTTAAGAAACACAAGGGGATTGTTAGTATTGTTGTCTTAGCATTTTCATTTGGATTCTTTGTTGCTCGTTTGTTCTAG